The window tgggtaatgtataaatttcggttcggtttcgatttctTGAAGTTCGATTCGATCCGATTTTttagttttcggtatttatgcccggCCCTACCTTAAAACATACGAGATCaaattttgtcattttctccGGATAGCAACTCTAAATCTTGTTTATGAAAGTGTAACCCCAAATTAGTTTATTAAATGTAACGCCAAATTACCATTCTGGCCCTTTCAAATGTCCCTCCTCTTTCCTCTCCATCTTCACAAAAAAGCCCAAATCACCATGGGAGATCCTCGTCACTCTTTCCTCTATCATACTCTTGGCGGTGGCACAGGTTATTTCCCTGTTCCTCACTCTACATGATCACGTTTTCTTTTATACTTCGCCTCTACATTTCATTCCTATTCAAAATAAGTTAGGGAAACTTACCGAACTTATTTACCAATATGGCTGAAACATACAAAACCCATACACTGATATGTATAGTTTATGTATACtatgtgtatattatatgtataaaaatatacaaaacctatctATATTTGGTCATAGTTTGTAAATAGATCAACCAAAGGCATTGGGCTGTAATTTTCCCCATAATTTATCTCAAAGAGACAAAATTAGGGTTCAAAAACCAGAAAATTATTAAGGTTTCACACTTATCCTTACACTAACATGCAGGCAGGGGTACTAAATTTGGGGCCCGTGAACCCATGATCTTTCagtaaactatatatatatatatatattttttttttttttttctaaaattggTATATTACTATATACGGACAGCCATGTTACAAAAAGACTAAATGATGCACTTGGTTGAAGGTTGAGGACTAGGATTAATTCTCatttaatacttttttttttatagtggTGCACCCGTGTTCTAGAAATTCTAGATTCACCTCTGCATGCAGGTCTCACTGCTAACCAGACTAATcacaaagaaataaagaaaagagaGATAGTATTTGATAGGGACAATAATATTCATGAGGTTAAATTTTGTTATTGTAGTTGCTGATGTGTTGTTGTGGAGGAGACGATGCGCTAGTCTTACTCTGCTTATCAGCTCAACAGTGCTTTGGTTTCTATTCGGGCGTGCTAGCTACAATCTCTTATCCTTTATTGCCAATGTCTTGTTGCTTATAGTTTTCATTCTCTTCTTCTGGGCAAAATCTGCTACACTTCTCAACAGGTACTCATAGATGCATTTAATGTCTTTTGAGCATTTTCTTCCTCTCTTAAAACTCACTAGTCATACATTTAATGCCAGTTACTTGTCACATTTCGCTTtacgagagtcaatttgactaatcttcgaAGCTAAATTTAAATAGATTGATTtaatattttaaagttaaatATAGGAAACTTctataagttgcaatttttctcatatcaatatgttgaaaaaatacatcttaatgTTGCCAAAGCTCATGTAGTTCGACTCTCGAGAAGCTAAACGTGATAAgtattttgggatggagggagtaatattttatgCAATTATCCTGTTAAAGACTCGCGGGACTTAGTTTTGTTAAGCTGTGTGAACTATCTCTTCTAAAATCTTAAATAGTTAGAGAGCGGATACATTTACGTATTTCAGTTTTACAACACACCCCTTATGCGTGACCTTATTCGTTTTCATGGTTAAGCATCTGAAAATATTGTCGATGGATGATGGTGAGAAGTTGAATTAGGACTTGATATCATGTTAAGTTGTGTGAATTGCCTCATCTAGAAGTTAAAACCAAAAAAGTACATCTGTTTATCTGTTTTAGGTCTGCAATGCAACAAACTGAATGAGTTGTTGTTTCTATAATTCCAGACCTTTACCTCCAATTCCTGATATGGAAGTTCCCGAGGAATTTGTTGTCAAGGTTGCTGATACAATGCGTGTTTGGGTAAACCATTTACTGTTGATTGCACATGATATTGCTATCGGTGGGAACTTGAAACTTTTCGGTTGGGTCTGTTCTCATGTTatccttcttttttctttcttccagTCATTTTCATATTTGTTTCAACTTAATGTGGATTTGGTTCATCAGGTTGCTCTTGGCTTGTGGTTGATATCTTATGTTGGTAGTTTTTTCACATTCCTCACTTTGCTCTACATGGGTGAGTAGTCTTTTCCTTGGGGTTATTGAAGTTTTTGGACGCACATTTAATCATTGATCTAGTTCATTTCTTGGGCTCAGGGACTCTTTTTAGCTTGTCTGTGCCTCTGATATACGAGAAGTACCAAATCCAAATTGATGATAAGCTTATTATAGCACAGAAATTCATTcagaaacagtacaaaaaaattGATGACAATGTATTGAAAAAGATTTTGAAGTCCTCCAACAAGGAAAAGAAGACTCAGTAAACTGTaatcgctctctctctctctctctctctctctctctctctctctctctctgacaTGCAGATACATGCAATCTTCATTGTGTTTGTGTGGCATGCATATTTTCCGGAATATCTAAATTTGCTTATCTCGGGAAATCTCGCTAGACTTAAGCATGTGTGTTGTGCTTTCTTTACATTATTTTGCAATGTCCCTTTTAACTTCCCATGAAACCAAAGTACTTCCTGCTGCTATAAGCTTCTGAAGATGCTAATAGGGGAGAGTGATAATGGAGATCCATTCGATGTTTTCTTGATTTCTCTCAGCTGTGTACAAAATTAACATGTTGAATACCTTTTATAGATTATTAGATATTTTGTATTGGTCTTAGAAGTCTGTTTGTTCCAACTTGCATCAACTTGTAAAATGTATCAGCTCTTTTATATTGACAAAATGTATCTCTTTCACAATTTTATCTAAGAAGTTTGATTTGGTAAACGCCAGCTTGTCGTCGTCTGCTAGTTAGGGTATGAAGACTTACACTCAAGTGAAAGTAATCTAGTGGGCGAACTTAAATGCTTGGTTATAGTATCTTATGACAAAGCTTTTGAATATACATTTGTAGGGACTATAATTCCACAGAAGTAGTCTTAATTCGGAAAGAAAATCCACAGAAGTAGATAGTAGCTGCTACAAATTTGAATTTTGTCATGACAGCTTGAATGAACTGACTGCTGGGTCTTGTTTCTTTATAAGATTCTGGAGCAATAATTCTGTTGCTTCTCTGGGCCtatataaaaaatggaaaatcaATTCATTATCATCATATTCTACAGGAATAAATTGAATTCAAATGTCTTCATAACCAGCTGTTTTGGTTCTGGTTCCTGTTAGCCTCTTTTGGTAACACTTTAAATATGTAGTGTTAGTAATCTATGAATTCTGTTATAGTAGTTGATTTGAGATTTGATGCAGCTTTACATGGTTTATTTCACAATTCTTTTGAAAGTTATTAAGTGATGCATTCCAACTCACTGCTAATTATTTAGTCTTTCCAACTTTCTGTGTCTTCTTTTAACAGGACATTACTTTGGGCCTGGTTACCTGGATGTGATTTCACGACTGATCCGGACATAAATCAGGAAATTGTAGAGGTAGAAGATGGCTCTATGCAAGTCCATactaaaattttgaattttttttttctttctatgttTTATCTTTTTCCATTATCTTTGATACAATGATACTGAGAATATAGTGTTAGTGTTGCTAACTTCTCAGTAGTTGAGATTACTGCAAATGATGTACTAATAGAGAAGGGTGAGCAATAACTTTTGACAGGTTCATTGCTAGGACATGCGCAACTTTCCGTGGTGGTTTAAAACTTCTAGTGCCTTTATTTAAACTTGACACTGaaatttacatttacatctaggtagCTTGGGCATTGTTTTGCTTACGCACATTGCATGTGTATTTTACAACCATATTACATGAGTTTGTCGCCACTTCGCACAGGATAGTATATATGTGAGGAGTCTCTTATTTCTTAGAAAGGAGAATATAATTGTACTGAGAACCataggcggatctaggatttaaatttTAGGAGTTCAACATCTTAAATTTTTAGCGCTAAACCATTATACttctaaagttatgggttcatatccactatttattgtaattttttGTAGATAAATTTATATCCCGcatcgaaagtttggggttcaattgaatcccaAGTTATAGTGCTTCATCCGCCTCTGCTCAGAACATTATTATTCTTTTCGGAAAGGGAAGTAATAGAATGTAATGTAggatgtgtttggtatggaggaaactatttttttaggaaaataagtTTCCTGAAATTTAGGAAATGACTTTCCTAGTAGAAGTAGGAACAAAACTCAGAAATGCTACGTCTCCGCCTCGCCCTTCAATACAGcccacccccaaccccaccccacccctaccCCTACCCCATAGGATTGGGTCTACACAGTTTTGTTGATATTTTCTTTGGGTTGCTAACTCAACGGTAGAGTACTCGGCTTCACTATCCCTACACCCGTACTCTTTGTCTAGATTATACTCCTATACAAATActtttgaaataatatttttataaatttaCCTAACACCAAACACCCCAGGCATGTCCATATCGACATCACCAAACACACCAAACACGAAATTCAGAATTTCGTGGAAACATATTCCTTCCTGCCAAACACACCCATAGTTAGGCAAGAATGAGAGACAGCTGGATTCCACTTTCATTTTCTGCTGGGAGAGCCATCAAAACCATGACCAGATATTTTGTCTGTCCTTACACCAACTCAAATGGATCCAACGGCACTGAACCCTATAAGAAATTTTGAAGTATATTTTATTCCACCCTGTTGTACGTATTTGGGTAGGTGTACCTTAACTTTGTTCTTTTTTCCCCTACAACAAGGTCAGATAATCGAGCTTCTGTTCCTCCTATTTTTGGAATATTTCACAACTCTTTCTTCAATCAGCAAATAAAATGATTGATAAATTACATTTCCTGaatgaaataaattagaaaagttGATAATAAAAGATTTCACATTATGTAGACTATAAAAAGTCACAAAATAATATTAGTAGAAAGATTCGCATATATTTTGTTACAGATCTAACAGACTGCACGATAGCTTTGCTAATTTAATTGATTGATGTATGTTGTTGAGTCAAATATTAGGGAGATCTTACACAAATTCAAGTCAAACTTGGGCATATTTTAAGTTAAAGAGTAAGAAAGTGGCATAACTTTCCTAGAAATGTTATCAACCATAAGCTCTGTATACTATAAAAAAAGCCAAAAAGATAATAACAAAAGTAAATAAATATTGCTACTTAAACTTTTTCCTAATACTACCAAATCCAAGATGCAAATGTCTTGTCTTTAATTATACACTATGCTACCAAATCCCTAGAGGCATGCCTTTAACTTTATTCTTAAAACAAAAAAGGCTCGAATATGTCATTCTAACTATCGAAAAtggttcatttatgtcactcgtcaataatttggctcatttatgccatcaaactataggaaatgactcatttatgccatcaaactataggaaatgactcatttatgtcactcatcaatagtttgactcattgaGGCCATCGactgttaccaaaatgactcattcatgccatttttcattaacgccagTTAAAAATTTATAATACCAGATATAGTTCGagggcataaatgagtcatttcttaTAGTTCGataacataaatgagccaaactattgacgagtgacataaatggACCATTTTAAATAGTTATATGGTATATTT is drawn from Lycium barbarum isolate Lr01 chromosome 8, ASM1917538v2, whole genome shotgun sequence and contains these coding sequences:
- the LOC132605212 gene encoding reticulon-like protein B11, yielding MSLLFPLHLHKKAQITMGDPRHSFLYHTLGGGTVADVLLWRRRCASLTLLISSTVLWFLFGRASYNLLSFIANVLLLIVFILFFWAKSATLLNRPLPPIPDMEVPEEFVVKVADTMRVWVNHLLLIAHDIAIGGNLKLFGWVALGLWLISYVGSFFTFLTLLYMGTLFSLSVPLIYEKYQIQIDDKLIIAQKFIQKQYKKIDDNVLKKILKSSNKEKKTQ